In one window of Mobula hypostoma chromosome 1, sMobHyp1.1, whole genome shotgun sequence DNA:
- the LOC134349724 gene encoding uncharacterized protein LOC134349724: MHKKSQASGYYHCETSIRVGLNSTPHPSSFLVESSDVANTLEPPPEKLAKQVQLEKPIKSEDFKGEDMVCRFHLTQLSAIEPPSQDGSTQSPWRSLSTCDAFTQVDHLFNGIPQVQKEGFDKIHDDLVDIRTTIRSSLESTQAGMQNGLDRLQSAVQKEAGKSSAYSGLPAIETEMRELKCIVQSEIKRVERSIKSSFDILNSNIAALNQNIVELGNVLTLIHACNSSGAMSQDV, encoded by the exons ATGCACAAGAAAAGTCAGGCGTCTGGTTATTATCACTGTGAGACCTCGATAAGAGTAG GACTGAATAGCACACCACATCCTTCCAGCTTCCTTGTAGAGAGTTCTGATGTTGCTAATACACTTGAGCCTCCTCCAGAGAAGTTAGCAAAACAGGTGCAATTGGAAAAGCCCATTAAATCAGAAGACTTTAAGGGGGAAGACATGGTTTGTAGATTCCATCTAACTCAACTATCTGCTATAGAGCCTCCAAGTCAGGATGGAAGTACCCAAAGTCCTTGGAGAAGTTTATCCACTTGTGATGCCTTCACACAAGTGGATCACCTATTCAATGGGATTCCGCAAGTACAAAAAGAGGGATTTGACAAAATACATGACGATTTAGTGGATATAAGAACCACTATCCGGTCTAGTCTAGAAAGTACTCAAGCTGGAATGCAAAATGGTCTGGATCGTCTGCAGTCTGCTGTTCAGAAAGAAGCTGGGAAAAGTTCTGCCTATTCTGGTTTGCCTGCAATAGAAACTGAAATGAGAGAACTGAAATGCATTGTTCAGTCTGAGATAAAACGGGTTGAGAGGTCTATCAAGTCAAGCTTTGATATTCTGAATAGTAATATTGCTGCACTGAATCAGAATATTGTTGAACTGGGCAATGTGCTAACTCTGATTCATGCTTGTAATTCTTCTGGTGCAATGTCTCAAGATGTCTGA